A single window of Drosophila suzukii chromosome 3, CBGP_Dsuzu_IsoJpt1.0, whole genome shotgun sequence DNA harbors:
- the Gr98a gene encoding putative gustatory receptor 98a, which yields MGQKCGELHAASLLRMRRVMMCLGMLPIGQNLFAKVFCNVVLVITVGYSSSWRFSFDYDFDYDFLNDHFSSTIDLTNFGALVASHFIIVIELLWGNCSRDVDRQLQEIHYQMSAHLGTPVNTVRIRGYCNAIYGSLFIRCLIFCLVTVYNNRALTYYALYSEIILMARFSEFTLYCAVILFLYHELNLGASNVVKELEKTRFELWSIRLLSLEKLPKLQRIHGSLWESIRCLERYFQLSLITLLMKFFIDISALPYWLYLSKIQHTEVSIQHYVGFDEIIKILEIIVPCYLCTKCEAMQRKLRSMFYTITTDRRNGQLNAALRRLNLQLSQEKCQFSAGGLVEITTEMLGKFIFGTISYIVVCIQFSINLRASNSSQIAPSSTPSAHI from the exons TTTTGCAATGTAGTCCTTGTGATTACTGTGGGTTATTCGAGTTCCTGGCGCTTTAGCTTTGACTATGACTTCGACTATGATTTCCTCAACGATCATTTCTCCAGCACCATTGATCTGACCAACTTTGGTGCCCTGGTGGCGAGTCACTTCATCATTGTGATAGAACTTTTGTGGGGAAATTGTAGCCGGGATGTGGATAGGCAATTGCAGGAGATCCATTACCAGATGAGCGCACACCTGGGCACACCTGTTAATACGGTTCGAATTCGGGGCTACTGCAATGCCATCTATGGGTCTCTATTCATCCGATGTCTGATATTCTGCCTAGTGACTGTATACAATAATCGCGCTCTAACCTACTATGCACTCTATTCGGAAATAATTTTGATGGCTCGCTTCTCCGAGTTCACCTTGTACTGTGCCGTGATTTTATTCCTTTATCACGAACTCAACCTTGGAGCTTCGAATGTTGTAAAAGAATTGGAGAAAACTCGGTTTGAACTGTGGTCTATTCGCCTTTTGTCGCTGGAGAAGTTGCCCAAGTTGCAAAGAATACACGGTTCATTATGGGAATCCATTAGATGTCTGGAGCGCTACTTCCAACTGAGCCTAATCACTCTGCTCATGAAGTTCTTTATAGACATATCGGCTCTGCCCTACTGGCTCTACCTCAGCAAAATACAGCACACAGAAGTGTCTATACAACACT ATGTGGGATTTGATGAGATTATAAAAATCCTAGAAATTATAGTGCCCTGCTATCTCTGCACAAAATGTGAGGCTATGCAGCGAAAATTACGATCGATGTTTTACACAATCACTACAGATCGACGTAATGGTCAGCTTAATGCGGCTCTAAGAAGACTTAATCTGCAATTGAGTCAGGAGAAATGCCAGTTTAGTGCAGGAGGATTGGTGGAAATCACCACAGAAATGCTGGGGAAG TTCATTTTTGGAACGATCAGCTACATAGTGGTCTGCATTCAATTTAGCATCAACCTCAGGGCCAGCAACTCCAGCCAAATTGCACCAAGTTCGACACCCAGTGCCCACATTTAA